ATAGTACAACAAGAACGCCAGCGACTCAAGCGGGCTAAGCTGATCCTGGAAGAAGAACTTGACAAACAGCCACCGTGGCGCGGTTCAGTGAAAAAACGCTCAAACGTTTTTTAAAAGAGTTGGCGCAAGCTGGAATCGGGTTCGCAAAAGACCAAAAGAAAAGCCGGATGCGGCCTTGTATGAAGTAAGAAGACAAGCCGTAGCGATGATAGATGCGCAGTACCGTGCCGGGCATATTGACTTATACTACGGGGACGAAACCCGCATTTCTACCGAAGGGTATGTGCCTTATGCTTGGCAATTCGCTGACGAAGAAGTAGCCATTGAAGTGAGGCGCGGGGCGGCCATTAATGTGCTTGGCCTGCTCAGTAGAGGCAATCAACTAATCTATCGGACTACCCCCGACAACATCAATGCTGATTTTGTGATTGAACAGTTGGAAAGCTTGTCTTGGCATATCATCAGGCCTACCGTAGTGGTACTGGACAATGCCAGTGTACATAAGGCACGAAAGTTAGCCCAATGTATTGACCGTTGGCAACAACGCGGGCTATTCTTATGCTACTTGCCCCCGTATAGCCCTCATTTAAACATCATTGAACGCTTTTGGAAAGAACTCAAAGAAGGTTGTATCCGACCAGAAGACTACCAATCAGCTGATACAATCTTCTATGCCGTAGACCGGGCACTGGCCGCTACCGGCCAGCAGGTCAAAATTAACTTCGCAGATTATCAATATAGTTATAACTAATTTAGGTCAGGTACTTAAGCACCAATGGGTTGCCCCTTCTTTTGTAGGTTAGCCCGGATACGGGCAGCTACCATAGCTTCATTTTCCGTAAAAGGTAGTATTTCGACATCATTCAAGAACCCCAGAACTGCCTCTCGGGTAGTTTTTTTCATTTGAGGATTTCTGAACAAGCCGTATCGGAGTTCATGAGCGGTAATGCATGATATTTTCACCTCAGATGGCGATAATGCTTTTATGTGATCCAGGGTATTGGCATCCCTCTTGGCCAAATCACCTACTGCGCAGGCGTCTAACAAATAAAGCATTTTAAAAAATATCGTCCCGAGGACTCTTCAGCTCAGAACGGTAGGATTCAAAACGATCTAGCGTAGGTTCATCAACTAATTTATCTATCCAAGTGCCCCAGGAGGATTTCTGTTCTCGTTGCAAAAGCTGCTCAATTGCCCGACGAATAGCTGCATTTTTACTGATTCCTTTATTCTTAGCATAAGAATCAATTTGAATCTTTAATGCTTCCGGTAAATAAATTGATATATTCATGATATAACATGTTATAATAACTACGATAGGATAAAAGAAATGTTGTAGAAGTTATGCAAGCATTGTTTAAGCTCAGAGGGTTTCGGCTCTTGCACTTTTTTATTTACTGAATATGCAGGCAATCCTTTTGGTGCTGCTTTTCGTTACTATGGTATAGTCAAGGCCAAAAAAATCAGTATATTCATCAGCAATCATTATAATTACCATCATGGATGTTGCCACTAAATACCGAATCGTTGAGAAAATTATCAATACGGAAGATGAAGGTTTACTGAAAGAAATTGATGCATTACTAAATCTATCTGATGCTGATTTTTGGGATGATCTTTCTGCCTCAACAAAAGCCTCTATTCAGCGAGGGTTAGAGGATGCCCAACAGGGCAGAACCCGACCCCACCAAGAAGTGATGAATGAGATTAAGACTCGCTTCTCAAAATAAGATCGAGATGGCCTATACCGTTATTTGGTCAGTAGAAGCTGAAACTACCTACGCTAACTTGCTAAATTTTTTGGAGGAACGTTGGTCAGACAGACAAATCAACCGCTTCATAGAAAGGAGTGAGGAAGTTATCCGTTTCATTGGAAATAATCCTCTTATGTACCCTTGCTCTAAAACACGGGAAATACATCGCGCCGTGATTAGCAAGCAAACTAGTTTATACTACTACATTACGGGAGAGGTAGTCGTACTACTAAGTTTTGAAGACAATCGGCAGAATCCCAAAAGGTCAAAATACTAGTGTTGCCAGTTGCTTTGCTTTACCCTTCAACTTACAAAAGCGCAAGGGTTTCGGCTCTTGTGCTCTTTTGTTGATGGAAACTAATCTTTTTGGGACTGCTTTTCGTTAGAAAAAGGTATATCGAATAAATTATAAGCTCAGAAGAGCTACTTTTTGTCAAAAGTATATAATTATGGGAAATGCTGAGCTAAAACTAAATATATTCAGGATAGTAGATCAGCTCTCGGAGCGGGAGCTACAAAAGCTCTATGGTATGGTTAGCGACTTAGTGAGCAATGATACCACTCCTTCAAGCCTCCCATGGGATCATTTGTCAGGAGGTGAGCGCACCGCGATAGAAAAGGGATTATCACAACTTGAACAGGGGCAAGGTATACCTCATCAGGAAGTGATGAATAACTTTAGAAAAAAGTATAGTGGATGAACCGGGAAATTGTCTGGTCACCGCTGGCGCAGCAAGACGTTGAGCAACAGCTTGACTACTTGACCCGAGAGTGGAGGATGCAGGTGGGAATTGACTTGCTAGAACGGATAGATGAAGTGTTAGCTGCCATCACCAGTGATCCTACTACCTACTATCAGGTAGATGCCTCTCGTCAGATTCATAAGTTTATGGTCAATAAGTATACGGTGCTTTACTATCAAGTAACCACTGAGGCTATTCGCCTGATTACCTTTTGGGATGGCCGCCAAGATGAAAAGAAGCTTACCGAGCGATTGAAAAATAGCTAGCAGATCGTCAACTCGTATAGCAATCTGATTTCTTTAATTATAGGAGCGCAGTAGTTTCGGCTCTTGCGCTTTTTTTGTTTGTAGGCGTAGGGCCACATCCTTTTGGTGCTGCTTTTCGTTGGAAAAAGGTATATTCGTTCGCAAATGAATTATCCTATGACCAGAATTACGATAGATATATCGCGAATAGAAGATCAGCGATTAATAGAAGAACTATTGGCGCGCTTGGGTATACCCAGTCGGGTAGAGCAAGTGCCTGCCAACGGTCAGCAAGTAGTAGCTATCATGCAAGAAATTGCTGAGAGCCGAAGCGCAAATAAAGTAGAAGCCCCCATAGACTGGCAACGGGAAATACGCCAAGACCGCCCCCTACCTTTCCGAAATTAGATGGTGCTAGTTGATAGTAATATCATTATCTACGGTATCCACCCTGACTATCAATCGGTGCGGGATTATCTAGCTCAGCAGGAAATTGCTGTATCCGATATTACCTTCATCGAGGTTTTAGGGTTTCACGCCTTAACGGAAAAAGACGAAAAAAAGCTAAAACAACTATTTTCAGTATGCCACCGATACGGCTTGGATGCTAAAGTTATTGAACAAGCTATCAACCTGCGCCAACAGAAGAAAATATCACTGGGCGATACTATTATTGCTGCCACTGCCCTAGAGCATGAACTGCTGTTGGTCACCGCCAACGAAGAAGATTTTGATTGGATTGCTGACCTCAAAATTCATAACCCTGTGACTTCATAAAATACACAAGCGCAGGAGTTTCGGCTCTTGCGCGTGCTGTTTCACAGAATTACTTCTTCTGATCCTAGTATTGGAATTTGGCTGGCTTTGAAATCTTTTTTGTTTCGGGTGATAATGGCATCTACTTCTCCCTGTCGTAGTGCACAAAAATATTGAGCACCATCTTCAAAGTCCTTAAATTTGGAAGTGATCGCTGCTAATAAATCTTCCTTATAAATAGGTTGGATATTGATGTATTGAAGTAACCTTCCGATTTTTTCCTTGGCATCATCCCTACCGACCTCCTTTTCTAAAATATAATAAGCCGTTATTATCGAGTTGTCAGATGTCCATAGCTGCCATTGCTTTGTTCTCCCTTGGTTAAAAATTTGTAAGGCAAACTTTCCAAACGGCTTTCGGTTACCTAAAAAGTCTAGGATAATGTTGATATCTAGAAAATAGACCTTCATCGCCAGTGCTTTTCGGCTAGGATAGTACGAACAGTCTGTTTATCATCCGTGTCGGTAGGAAGATCAACCGAACCAAATAGCCCTTCAAACTCTTTAGGTACTTCTTCAATAGCCTCTTCTGAAGAGGTAATTCTTTCTAGATACGATTCCACCAGATCAGATAAACTTCGGTTGGTATGTTTTGCATACTGCTTTGCTTTTTCAATAATTGTCTTATCTAAAGTCAATGTTAACTTAGTAGGCATAACACGTGTATTTTTTTCAATAATACGTATTTGCTTCAACTTTGTTTTCTATTTACCTTTAGAACTAAAGGTGGGTTGGAGGTTCAAATACAGTTAATCTATTCTGTGCCTGCTTACATAAGGAACGATAACACAGTAAAGTATCTATCCTAAAACAGTTTGTCTGCTAGTAATTAAGTGAATAACTCAAGAGCATTCAGTAGTCAAGCTTTTTATATCCCCGAGTGAAATTCGGCGGTAGCTTAACACATTTTTTAAAGCAGGTAGAAAGATGAACTGACTATACTTCTACTATTCACGTGCAAACGTAGGCAGAAAAATATCCCTCAGTATGGCAAAAGGCAATTTATCCTCTTCAGAATTGTAAGCGCCACCGGTAAATACCGCTACCATGTCCATTTCAGGAATTACCATAATATACTGTCCGCCGTTTCCGGTAGCAACTTTAGCGATGGTAATATTGCCGTTTACCTTGAACGGAATATTCCACCACAGATAACCATAATCAATGCCGGTGATTTTGGTTTTAGGGGTGGTAGCTTCTTCAATCCACTGTGCAGATACTACTTGCTTGCCGTTCCACTGCCCTCGGTTAAGGATTAATTGCCCAATTTTGGCCATGTCGCGAGAAGTTAGGTACAAGCGTTTACCCGATGGGATTACATTTTTGTCAGATGTATGTCCCCACTGTACATTGTGAATGCCCAATGGCTCAAACAAGCATTTTTCCGCAAACTGGTCAATCGCTGTTCCTGAAGCCTGACTGATGATTTCGGCTGCCAGTACCACTCCCATTGAACAGTAATTAGAAACCGTTCCGGGATCATTCACCATTGGCAAGTTGAGGGTATACTGTAGCCAATCCTTCTTTTTATACACCCGGTCTTCCTGCCCCTTTGATTTCTTGTCCCAATCGTTACACTCCAGCCCCGTCGACATAGTTAAGAGGTGTTTGATGGTAATATCTTCCTTACGATCATCCAAGTTTTTAGTCGGGACGGGAGTTTTCAGGTACTTGAATATAGGATCGTTAACACTCTCAATAACCCCTTTATCAATGGCGATACCCATTAAAATTGCCCGAATACTTTTGGTGGTAGAGCGTAAGTCGTGCGGCTGATCTACTGAATTCCCACCAAAGTATTCCTCAAGAATAAGTCGCCCATCTTTCACTAACAGCACACTATGAATTTTATGCTCTTCGCGCTGCAACTGGCTGAATAGTTGGTATATCCGGGTGGTATCAATCTTTTGAGATTGTAGATCGCTGGTCATCCACCCATCTTCCAGTTTTTCAGGTTGCTGGTAAGTGTACGTATTTTGTCCGTAGCTGGCAGTATTGGCGAATACCGAAAAGAGTATAAAGGTTGCTATGTTTTTTATCATCAAACGATAACGCAGAGACCATCAAATCCATATGTCTTTTAAGGAAAACATATAGTCTTTCGTTTTCCCTGATCTGGTATTGCAACAAAAAAGTGGACAAATAATTAAGTCGCTTTCGTAATCCAATTTTTTTGGTAAAACTCGTCAGGCGAAAGGTGTCCTAGATACGCGTGTTGTCGCTCTCTGTTATACCATCCCTCGATAAACTCAAATATTTTTTGCCGGGCAATTTTTACAAAAGGGAAAGAAAAGTGATTGACCATTTCTGATTTGAGAATCTTAAAAAAAGCCTCGGCCACTGCATTATCCCAACAATCACCCTTCCGGCTCATACTTTGCGCTACAAAAGGGTGAGCTTCGAGTATTTTTCTAAAATCCTGACAAGCATATTGTACGCCCCGATCAGAATGCAAGATCAGTTTTTTGGTAGTGGGGCGATTTCTGATGGCCATCTTCCAGGCCGGAATAACAGTATGTACTGCTTGTAATGATTCACTCATCGCCCAGCCGACTACTTTTCGGTCGTACAAGTCTAGCATTACAGTCAAGTACATCCATCCCCGAGCAACTTTAATATACGTGATATCTGATACCCAAACTTCAGCGGGCCGATCTACCGAAAACTGTCGGTTCAACAAATTCTCAGAAGCTGGAAAATTGTGTTTGCTGTCGGTAGTGACCACGTATTTTTTCTTAACTATGCTCTTCAAACCCATCTTTTTCATCATGCGGGCCACTCGGGGTCGCGATACATGCATTCCTTCTTTTTTCAATTCATGCGTAATTTTTGGGCTGCCGTATCGCTGGTGGCTTTTATCAAAAATTGTTTTGATCTTTTTTTGGAGCTGATCATTCTCTTCTGAACGCTTGCTCGGTTTGCGCTGCAACCACTTGTAGTAGCCACTGCGACTCACCCTGAGTACTTTACACATCTTCTCGATAGCAAATTGGTGAGTATGTTGCTTCATGAATGCGAAAATTTGCTGCCTACGCGGCGCGGTCGTTCCTGGAAAAGATGCTCACGGCCTTTTTTAAGATGTCCCGTTCGATCTGTGCTTCCTTCAACTCTTTTTTCAAGCGGGTAATCTCAGCTTGTTCTTCAGTCATGCGGTGATTTCCGTTTCCCGAAAAGCTGGCTTCTTGGTACCGAGCCAGTTCTCGTTTCCAACGGGAAACGAACTCTACCCGGATGCCAAATTCTTCACTGATGGATCGGGCGGTTTTTCCGCTCTTGTAGAGCTCCACGATCATTCGCTTAAACTCCTGGTCATAACGTTTTCTTGGTGTTTTCATGCTAGTAAGTTAATGAGTATTGACTTAACTTACTGTCCACTCAAATGTAGCAAGTCCAATCTAATAGACTTCCTATTTGATCACATCATAGCTCAGGATGGTCATGCCTTCGTCAAAGGATTCTTGGTTGGTTAAGTGAAGCTTCCAAGTACGATCCAGATTACTGAATAACTTGACTCCGGTACCAAGTATAATTGGATTGATCTTAATCCGCACCTCATCAACTTGACCATGTTGCAGAAGCCATGCTGCCAACATTCCACCTCCGCATAAGTAAATATCCTTAGTGGAAGTTTTTCGTATCTCTTTTATCAAATTCGCATCCATACTACATACATGAACGCCTTCTTCACAATTTTCTAAATAGAGGTGTTCCGAAAAAATATAATTCCTCATTCCTGGATATGCCTTGCTTCCAGGTTTTAGGCCAAATTTGAAGCCGACTTCATACGTTTTTCTTCCCATTAGCACAGTATCAAACCCCGACAAGTCTGACTTATACTTCTCTACGCCCTCTCCTTCATAAAAGAAGGAGGAAATATCATTGTGCGATCCGGCAATAAATCCGTCTATTGAAGTGGCTACGTAATAAACTATTTTGCTTTGCATCTATTAAGTGTTTTAAATGTGTTTGGCAAAGCTCGAGGGATTTTCACCCAAAGTATAGTAAAAAGTTTACCTACTCAGTCGAGGTTGATGACGTGGGGATAGGCTTTGTTTCTTTTCACGTAGGCACCGGGAGTCATTAGTGTTACTTCCTTGAACTTTTTGATGAAATGGGTTTGATCGTAGAACCCACAAGAATAGGCTATCTGGGCGAAAGATATACTTTGAGGCTCATTCAGCAGCTTGATTGCCCGATTTATTCTATTCAGGGTTTGGAGCTTCTTAGGAGTAGTCCCTATTGATTTCTTGAATTCGCTCAGTATATGCTTCTGCGAGTATTTGTGCTCCACACTTAGTGATTTGAGCGTGGCATGATCGTAAGTGCCAAAGTTCATAATGACCTCTTTGATACCCGATCTAAATTCGGTGTTGGATAGCTTCTTGAGAAAGAACGTTTCTAATAAAGCAATCCTGTCTTTGAATGCTTTCTTGAGTATTAGTTTTTCTCTAAGCTCCGCTAAGCCCGTACTCGAGATCAACTCCGGATCTAATAGTTGATTGTTAATTTCATTTGCCGGAACCTTCAATAGGTGAGCAAGTCCGTAGGCTTCAAATTGAACTGAAATAGTGGAGGCATTTTTCTCGGACAAATAAATTATAGGTCTCGATAAAAAGCCAGTAATCCATGAGCTGGATAATCGAGTTGGTTTGTTAGTGTTTTCTGCGTTTGTGATACTATATCTTGGATTATCATCCAGCGTAATAATTAAGCGAGGGCTTCCATCAGGAAGCAGCATCTCAAAGTTTGACGATCCTGTATACCCTTCATAGCAAATGATAGAGCTGATAAAATTCCTTATCGGATAGTCGGAAATATGAAAGTTGAGTATCAAAATATGCGTTTCGGATGGTTCAGCCTAATGTGCCTAAACAAAGCTACTTCATTTTCTTGCTGCCGTAATAGTTTAATGCTTGGTTCTGCGAAGTTCTCATTGGCTAAAAACTTCATTACGCTGATTTTCTTCTTATCTCAGTAATTAGACCATCTCTTACGCAGTCGTTCAGGTAGGCAAATACTGCCTGTAAGTCTTCCTTTTTTAGATGAGGGTAGGAAGAAAGTAAAGTATCTTCAGTCCACTCGCTAGCTAACCGCTCTAAAATAAACTCTACCGACAAGCGAGTACCCTTAATTACGGGTTTGCCTAAAAGTACGTTCTTGTCTGACGCTATTCGCTGAGTCCAGTCCATAGAATTGTTTACGTAGATGACTATAAAATGATTCTCTTTTGAGTACAGCCATGTAAACGCTTGGTTCACGGCCTGAATTCATATAATTTTGCCCGAAGCTAAACCAGTTGGCAAGCAATTGGTTATATTATTTTTCCAACGAAGTACATTCACCGCCCTGGTGAAGAATTGGTAGACGTTCATGTGGATTAGGCTGGCGCATTTTATTATTCGGTTTCGGTTAGGGTTAATGCTACTGCTAGCGGTAATTACTGCCGTGATGGCTTACAAAATTCCCGACTTAGAGTTAAGCTACGACTACGTAGAGGCGGTACCCGACGATGATCCCGCCATGATCTACTACCAACAGTTTAAAGAACAGTTTGGGGAAGATGCTAACCTGCTGGTGATTGGTGTTCAGGATTCTGCTTTATACCAAGCTGAGAACTTTCGCCGGTTTAAGTACTTCTGCGATGAAGTAGAAAAACTGTCGGGCGTAAAGTACACGGTATCGTTACCCCAGCTTCAGGTACTCAGCAAAAATACTGAAGATAAACGCTTTGAGCTCAAACCATTGTTTACTTCGGTTCCCGATGAACAAGCTGCGTTAGATAGCCTTCTACAGATTGCTCGAGACTTCCAATTGTACTCCGATCAGCTTATTAATCCGGAAAATGGGGCTACGCTCATGCTGGTATCGGTAGAAAGTAACACACTAAATTCGGATAAGCGCGAATTGCTGGTACCCGACATTCAGCAGTTGGGTAGTAGCTTTTCGGAAGTTACCGGCATTGAACTACACTACGCGGGCATTCCTTTTGTACGCACCGTAATGAACGGTAAAATTCGAGCAGAACTACGCCTATTCCTAATTCTATCGGTACTCGTTACTGCCTTAATTCTCTGGATATTTTTCCGCTCCTGGGATGCCGTGGTATTTCCGTTGGTAGTGATTGGGGTGATGGTAGTTTGGTCGGTAGGTACCCTGGCGTGGATGGGCTACCAAATTACTGTTCTATCAGGACTGCTGCCACCCATTATTGTGATTATTGGAATTCCTAATAGCGTTTACCTCATCAATAAGTACCATCAGGAGTACCGCACCCACGGCGATAAGGTGAAAGCCCTAAATCGGATCATTCAGAAAATTGGGATGGCTACCTTGATTACGAACGTTACTACGGCTATCGGGTTTTTGGTGCTCTGGTTTGCCGATATTTCCATTTTGGAAGAGTTCGGTATTGTGGCCGGGGTGAATATTCTCGCCACTTTTCTGGTCAGCATCATCGTCATTCCTTCGGTGTTTTCCTATCTCCCTCCACCCAGCGACCGACAGCTAAAGCATCTTCGCTTTTCGCTCATTGATTGGATACTTACCAAGCTAGACTTACTTGTTCACCGCCACCGTTATCGGGTGCTGGGAGCATCAGTGTTGGTAGCAGTTATCTTCTCGGTTGGTTTGCTACGCATTGAATCCGTTTCGTATTTGGTAGATGGGGTTCCGGCCGATAGTCAGATCAAACGCGATATGCAGTTCTTTGAGGGTAATTTTTCGGGCATTATGCCGATGGAGATTGTGGTAGATACGCACAAGAAACGATCGGCTACCCGCGTGGCTACCCTACAGAAAGTAGAAGAATTTGAGGACTATTTGAATCAAAACCCAGCAATTGCTCCCCCCGTTTCTTTGGCCAGCTTTGTGAAGGCTGCCCGCCAAGCGTTCTACAACGGAGACTCGGCGTTTTACACGCTGCCCAATAAACGAGACCAAGCGTTTGTACTTCGTTACTTAAAAAATACCCAAGATAGCTGGAGTAAAAGTAACTCAGCTTCGTCACCCGATTTACTCAACGGCTTGGCCGATAGTACCGGGCAGCAGATTCGCATTTCGCTGCGAGTAGCTGATGTTGGTTCTAACGAAATCAAGAAATTGGTGGAAGAAAAAATCCGTCCGAAAGCAGATGAAATTTTCGGCGATTCTGAAACCGATGTCTTCATTACCGGAGCCAGTCTGTTATTTACAAAAGGGAATGAATTTCTGATCGATAACTTGCTGGTGAGCCTGATGATTGCCTTCGGCATTATTGCGGTTATCATGGCACTGTTGTTCGGTAGTGTGCGGATGATTTTTATTTCGCTGGCTCCCAACGTGATTCCGCTTATTGTCACCGCCGGAATTATGGGCTTTGTCGGGATACCGCTCAAACCTAGCACCGCCATCATTTTCAGTATTGTGTTTGGTATTTCAGTTGACGATTCCATTCACTTTCTGGCCAAGTACCGCCAAGAATTGAAGAGCAATCACTTCTTTGTACCCATTGCCATTAGCAAGAGCTTGCGAGAAACTGGTACTAGTATGATCTACACCTCCATTATTCTATTCTGTGGCTTTATTATCTTCGCAGCCTCCAGCTTAAGTGGCACTCAGTATCTGGGCATTCTTACTTCGCTCACGCTAGTGATTGCCATGTTTACTAACCTCACTGTACTACCGGCCTTACTGATGATTTTTGACAACGGCAAAGGCATTGCGGGAAAAAGTAATCAACCCTTGTTTCATCTCATTGAGCACTACGATGACTTTTATCAGGAAGATGAAGACGAAGAAATTGACCTTAGTCGCTTACAAGTTAATCAACCTACTAAACGAGACTACTCAGAAGCTAAGAAAGAGGACTGACTAATTGATGCTTAATTCTGGCAAAGTAAATTCTAATGTATCTGTTGGGGAGTGCAGCTTCATAGCGGTTCCGGTGAGTTCGTAAGACTTAGCACTTGTGAGTATACGTTCAAATAACCTTTCTAAACCACTGCCAGCACTACTAGGGTTTGTGTCTTCCATACCTCTTATCATTAAAATCTCAATAGCACCCTGCTCATCAAAAGTATATTCTCCCCAAAACCCTTGCGTTATCTTTCCCCCGAAGGCGTATCTACCTTTACTCACCCGAGTTGATCTGAAATAGATGAAAAAGTTATGATCTACCAAATTTACGTTCAGCGGAGCATAATCCCCGTTAATACTGACCAACCGCCACCGCTGTTGAATAGCCGCCGGATACGAATAGTAGCTACTACTACTTGGTTTATCCATATATTCGCTCAAGCTTTTTCCGTGTAAAGTGATAAATATAGGAGAGCCGCAGCCCAGTAGTAGCCCGCAAAATGTAACCAGTAGCAGCATTTCTCTCATTTCTACTAATTTAATTTTTAGAGAGTGCCATTAGTGTATCAAACGCGAAGATTAGCCAAGAAGTTGAAAGGTTACAAGTTCAAGGTTACCCAAACTTGTAACTTGCAAACTTTCAACCAAAAATTAAGGCACTTCCGCTCCACAATTCACTAGAGCCTCCTCCAACGCCCAACCGGTAAATGAGGCGTAGTTAAAATCAATATACTTACGCTGCTCACCCGTTGGATTCATCATACTTTTAATTTTCTGTTGCATCTGAGTCGCTAGCGGACAGGACTTATTGCCGATGAGTTGCAGACTTCGGGCTGCTTGTAGGGCTAGCCAGTTACGTTCGTCACCCAGCCACTTTTCGTACACCGGGTAGGCAGGTTCGCAGTTGCCTAGTAGGCAGAGCGTTTCGGCAGCCATGAGTTGCACTGCCGGGGATTCGTCTTGCAGAGCATTTTCTATTTGCGATTGGTGCGCACTGGCTTCTTTCTCCAAATTTCTAAGTCCTACCATTGCCCAAAATCGAACTCCGGCATCGGGGCTTTCTAGGGTGGTAACAAGTTTTTGCGGATCAGCCATACCCACCATTTCGGCAGCTTCTAGCACTTGCTCCACATCAAAACCTTCTGCACTATTAGCCACTTCATAAGGTGAAGAGTTTTCGGCTCGTAGCAACATTTCGGTTTCGTACAGTAAGCCAATGTCTTTCTTTTCAATCATCCGTTGGTTTAGTTGATGGTGCAAATCTTGTTTGATACTCTGATAATCGGCAGCATCAGCCAGATTACTCAATTCCTGTGGGTCTTGTTGCAAATCGTATAGCTCCTCAGTAGGCTTGGCTTGCCACATCTCCATTGACTCTTCCGAAAGGGTTCCGGCTTCTTTGTACTGTCGCAGCAGACGATAGCTTTCTTTCTGATCGCCGGAAATACGTCCCGGCTGAATGTAGGGCAGATACGGCATGTAGTGACGAATGTAGATGTAGCGATCATTCAGGACTGCTCGTGACATTTCGTACATATCATCGGCTCGGCTGCGAGCACCGTACACGTAATCACGCGATTTGGCCATCTCTTCACCCAAAAACGCTTGCCCCTGCATATGGTTAGGAATAGTTACTCCTGCCAGATTGAGGGTAGTAGGAGCAAAATCTACGAAACTAACCAACTGCTCAGTTTCCGTTCCCATCGCTTGCGGAGCCAGGTGCTGATACTTTTCGGGAATCCGTACCAGCAACGGCACATGCAATCCGGTTTTATACAACCATCGCTTATAGCGCGGTAAGCCATAACCGTGGTCGGCAAAGACAAAAATGATGGTATTTTCGGTTAATCCGTCCGCATCCAAACTGTCCAGAATTTCACCCACTTGCCGATCAAACTCCGTAATCA
This region of Tunicatimonas pelagia genomic DNA includes:
- a CDS encoding efflux RND transporter permease subunit, coding for MWIRLAHFIIRFRLGLMLLLAVITAVMAYKIPDLELSYDYVEAVPDDDPAMIYYQQFKEQFGEDANLLVIGVQDSALYQAENFRRFKYFCDEVEKLSGVKYTVSLPQLQVLSKNTEDKRFELKPLFTSVPDEQAALDSLLQIARDFQLYSDQLINPENGATLMLVSVESNTLNSDKRELLVPDIQQLGSSFSEVTGIELHYAGIPFVRTVMNGKIRAELRLFLILSVLVTALILWIFFRSWDAVVFPLVVIGVMVVWSVGTLAWMGYQITVLSGLLPPIIVIIGIPNSVYLINKYHQEYRTHGDKVKALNRIIQKIGMATLITNVTTAIGFLVLWFADISILEEFGIVAGVNILATFLVSIIVIPSVFSYLPPPSDRQLKHLRFSLIDWILTKLDLLVHRHRYRVLGASVLVAVIFSVGLLRIESVSYLVDGVPADSQIKRDMQFFEGNFSGIMPMEIVVDTHKKRSATRVATLQKVEEFEDYLNQNPAIAPPVSLASFVKAARQAFYNGDSAFYTLPNKRDQAFVLRYLKNTQDSWSKSNSASSPDLLNGLADSTGQQIRISLRVADVGSNEIKKLVEEKIRPKADEIFGDSETDVFITGASLLFTKGNEFLIDNLLVSLMIAFGIIAVIMALLFGSVRMIFISLAPNVIPLIVTAGIMGFVGIPLKPSTAIIFSIVFGISVDDSIHFLAKYRQELKSNHFFVPIAISKSLRETGTSMIYTSIILFCGFIIFAASSLSGTQYLGILTSLTLVIAMFTNLTVLPALLMIFDNGKGIAGKSNQPLFHLIEHYDDFYQEDEDEEIDLSRLQVNQPTKRDYSEAKKED
- a CDS encoding DUF433 domain-containing protein, with the protein product MDWTQRIASDKNVLLGKPVIKGTRLSVEFILERLASEWTEDTLLSSYPHLKKEDLQAVFAYLNDCVRDGLITEIRRKSA
- a CDS encoding sulfatase-like hydrolase/transferase, coding for MYRLIFLVILPIVFSCAPSPEETLPPPNIIWINAEDIGPGFGCYDDDYATTPNIDKMAESSILYRHAYASAPICAPSRSCLITGIYATSLGTQHLRMETTKPDFIETFPEYLRDSANYFTTNNGKTDYNFSPEGVWDYWKQGVAPWRNRPEDQPFFSMFTIGATHEGRGNSIERHQEATAQLPEAMLHDPAKAPVPPYYPDTQETRELWARYYDLITEFDRQVGEILDSLDADGLTENTIIFVFADHGYGLPRYKRWLYKTGLHVPLLVRIPEKYQHLAPQAMGTETEQLVSFVDFAPTTLNLAGVTIPNHMQGQAFLGEEMAKSRDYVYGARSRADDMYEMSRAVLNDRYIYIRHYMPYLPYIQPGRISGDQKESYRLLRQYKEAGTLSEESMEMWQAKPTEELYDLQQDPQELSNLADAADYQSIKQDLHHQLNQRMIEKKDIGLLYETEMLLRAENSSPYEVANSAEGFDVEQVLEAAEMVGMADPQKLVTTLESPDAGVRFWAMVGLRNLEKEASAHQSQIENALQDESPAVQLMAAETLCLLGNCEPAYPVYEKWLGDERNWLALQAARSLQLIGNKSCPLATQMQQKIKSMMNPTGEQRKYIDFNYASFTGWALEEALVNCGAEVP